One Ochotona princeps isolate mOchPri1 chromosome 25, mOchPri1.hap1, whole genome shotgun sequence genomic region harbors:
- the ADCK2 gene encoding uncharacterized aarF domain-containing protein kinase 2, producing the protein MVAPWRLSVQVCLSRLRCFELRKELRPSGCARNTRLCWLLLGTLPKVISVNGDCGTGASGGLCQKKARWSGLAENVPTGERVSQAGSIGHIFLQVRVWLRACALLMKFFPLLLLYPLTYLAPGVSALWLRLLLKATETSGPTYIKLGQWASTRRDLFSQAFCAQFSKLHVQVAPHAWAHTERILQQAFGEHWASTLFFEHQEPVGSGCVAQVYKAYAHPALLAENSANPQPSPKAGALGALRQLFGHLGKGWKPPGNLADQLVLEKLLLPEAALVGPSAGRSEAPDPGLQWERDHLIPVAVKVLHPGLLSQVQMDLWLMKIGSRALDLLPGIKWFSLPEVVEEFEKLMVQQIDLRYEAHNLEHFQRNFRNVTSVKFPTPLRPFVTRDVLVETYEESVPVSSYQQVGIPGDLKRAIARLGINMLLKMIFVDNFVHADLHPGNILVQGAHRPSMSREVQPQQVAVFNTWMGPGTATQHPLRLVLLDAGIVAELSDADLSNFRAVFLAVVMGQGRRVAELILHHARASECRDVEGFKTEMAALVTQARRNTITLEKVHVSSLLSSVFKLLMTHRVKLESNFASIVFAIMVLEGLGRSLDPKLDILEAARPFLLKGPASSP; encoded by the exons ATGGTGGCTCCTTGGCGCTTGTCTGTCCAGGTCTGCTTGTCACGCCTAAGATGTTTTGAACTCAGAAAGGAGCTGAGACCCTCTGGCTGCGCTCGCAATACTAGACTCTGTTGGCTTTTGCTGGGCACTTTGCCCAAAGtcatctcagtgaatggagactGTGGTACGGGGGCCTCTGGCGGCTTGTGTCAGAAAAAGGCACGCTGGAGTGGTCTGGCTGAAAATGTGCCGACCGGGGAgagggtctcccaagcagggagcATCGGCCACATCTTCCTGCAAGTCCGAGTCTGGCTGCGGGCCTGCGCCCTCTTGATGAAATTCTTCCCCCTCCTGCTACTGTACCCCCTCACCTACCTTGCTCCTGGTGTCTCTGCCCTCTGGCTGCGTCTGCTTCTGAAAGCCACTGAGACCTCGGGCCCCACGTACATCAAACTGGGCCAGTGGGCCAGCACCCGGCGAGATCTCTTTTCCCAGGCTTTCTGTGCCCAGTTCTCTAAGCTGCACGTGCAGGTGGCGCCCCACGCGTGGGCTCACACAGAGCGCATCCTGCAGCAGGCCTTTGGGGAGCACTGGGCCAGCACCCTCTTCTTTGAGCACCAGGAGCCTGTGGGTTCCGGGTGCGTGGCCCAAGTGTACAAGGCCTATGCTCACCCGGCACTACTGGCTGAGAACAGCGCAAACCCTCAACCCTCCCCCAAAGCAGGAGCCTTGGGGGCGCTGCGGCAGCTCTTTGGACACCTGGGCAAGGGCTGGAAACCTCCAGGGAATCTTGCTGACCAGTTGGTTCTGGAAAAGCTGCTTCTCCCTGAAGCTGCCCTGGTGGGACCCAGTGCAGGCAGGTCTGAGGCTCCGGACCCTGGCCTTCAGTGGGAGCGGGATCACCTCATTCCAGTGGCGGTGAAG GTGCTACACCCTGGCCTGCTCTCGCAGGTGCAGATGGACTTATGGCTGATGAAGATTGGCAGCCGAGCCCTTGACCTTTTGCCAGGAATCAAGTGGTTTAGCTTGCCTGAGGTTGTGGAGGAATTTGAGAAGCTCATGGTGCAACAG ATCGATCTGCGTTATGAAGCTCACAATCTAGAACATTTCCAACGCAACTTCCGTAACGTGACCTCTGTCAAGTTTCCCACCCCTCTGCGGCCGTTTGTCACTAGGGACGTGTTGGTGGAAACATATGAA GAGAGCGTGCCGGTGTCCAGTTACCAGCAGGTGGGCATTCCTGGTGACCTGAAGAGGGCGATTGCACGGCTGGGCATCAACATGCTCTTGAAGATG ATCTTTGTGGATAACTTTGTGCACGCGGACCTTCACCCTGGGAACATCCTGGTGCAGGGTGCCCACAGACCTTCCATGAGCCGGGAGGTGCAGCCGCAGCAGGTAGCCGTTTTCAACACAtggatggggcctggcacggcCACCCAGCACCCGCTGCGCCTGGTGCTGCTAGACGCGGGCATTGTGGCTGAGCTGAGCGATGCTGACCTAAGCAACTTCCGGGCAGTTTTTTTGGCTGTGGTCATGGGGCAG GGCCGCAGAGTGGCTGAGCTCATCCTGCACCACGCCCGGGCCAGCGAGTGCAGAGACGTGGAGGGCTTCAAGACCGAGATGGCCGCGCTGGTGACCCAGGCCAGGAGGAACACCATCACCCTGGAAAAG GTTCACGTCTCCAGCCTTCTGTCCAGTGTCTTCAAGTTGCTGATGACTCACCGG GTGAAGCTGGAGAGCAACTTTGCCTCAATTGTGTTCGCCATCATGGTGCTGGAGGGGCTCGGCCGCTCCCTGGACCCCAAGCTGGACATCCTGGAGGCGGCGAGGCCCTTCCTGCTTAAAGGGCCAGCGTCTTCTCCCTGA